A stretch of Labrus mixtus chromosome 7, fLabMix1.1, whole genome shotgun sequence DNA encodes these proteins:
- the ncoa5 gene encoding nuclear receptor coactivator 5 isoform X2, whose protein sequence is MSRRRSHSSSPGRFSRSCSSSDPRDLERRIFVGNLPTSDMEKKDLEDLFSPYGKIVGVSMFRGFGFVQFERVEEAEAAKAAVKGRIYKSYKIDVNMAVERRGTKPQSQQSPPRRAPYASYADSKEPRPRSRSPVYSRDGRDGRDSRDSREPRDSRDPGREPRPAGHSRDNDYRYRSSESRDKDARGDPRSDPRSDPRSDPRSDPRSDPRSDPRSDPRSDPRSDLRSDPRGDPRADPRADPRADPRDPAYSREDYDRFFRSGSGAEDYYRRKDEPFRDPYRDPWNGRREPEATSSSVDDRARPEERRRNELYRQYYEELQRRYDSDRPVDCSVIVVNKAQNREYAETVGRKIRDLGMVVDLIFLNTEVSLTQALEDVGRARTPFAIIITQQHQVHRSCTVNILFGTPQEHRNMPMQDAMMLVAHNYDAYKVENREKEREEIARKAAKMADDVLLREPDRESHPISVLTAITLLSENRFVTPEELDSLLAYLKDKRARLLRSTADPLTASVHATPAAAHHDIPPSTAVLAPSSHSTLAPQQPSHLGLSAASTTSANPSHQQELQAKILSLFNSGSGASAVPSSTSQVQAYSSLGPVPSQNPPPRPAMTGPPPSAMQGYGNPLGRMPLPQSQRPPSTASGINFDNPSVQKALDTLIQSGPSLLVGTSASQQPPPSRPAPSMSQVPSMSMYPRHY, encoded by the exons ATGTCTCGCCGAAGAAGCCACAGCTCATCACCAGGGCGTTTTTCACGCTCCTGCAGCAGTAGTGATCCTAGAGATTTGGAGAGGAGGATTTTTGTTGGGAATTTGCCGACCTCCGACATGGAAAAAAAGGATCTGGAAGACCTGTTCTCCCCGTACGGCAAGATAGTCG GCGTATCCATGTTTCGTGGGTTTGGATTTGTACAATTTGAACGCGTTGAGGAAGCCGAAGCTGCAAAGGCTGCCGTAAAGGGTCGAATATATAAAAGTTATAAAATAG atgTAAATATGGCCGTGGAGCGACGGGGCACTAAACCTCAATCCCAGCAGAGCCCCCCACGAAG GGCCCCGTATGCCAGTTACGCGGACAGCAAAGAGCCCCGGCCTCGTTCGCGGTCACCCGTTTACAGCCGTGACGGCCGTGATGGACGCGATTCACGTGATTCCCGTGAGCCTCGTGACAGCAGAGACCCAGGTAGAGAGCCCAGGCCAGCTGGCCACTCCCGTGACAATGATTACAGATACCGCAGCTCAGAGAGCCGAGACAAAGATGCCAGAGGTGACCCAAGGAGTGATCCCAGGAGTGACCCCAGGAGTGACCCCAGGAGTGACCCCAGGAGTGATCCCAGGAGTGATCCCAGGAGTGACCCAAGGAGTGATCCCAGGAGTGACTTAAGGAGTGATCCCAGGGGTGACCCCAGAGCTGACCCTAGAGCTGACCCCAGAGCGGACCCCCGAGACCCGGCTTACAG CAGAGAGGACTACGATCGATTCTTCCGCAGTGGCAGTGGGGCAGAAGATTATTACCGGAGGAAGGATGAACCCTTCAGGGACCCCTACAGAGATCCCTGGAATGGACGGCGTGAGCCAGAGG CCACCTCCTCCTCCGTAGATGATCGTGCTCGCCCTGAAGAGCGTCGACGTAATGAGTTATATCGACAGTACTATGAAGAACTGCAGCGACGCTACGACTCTGACCGTCCTGTCGACTGCTCTGTGATTGTCGTCAACAAAGCACAGAA TAGGGAGTATGCTGAAACGGTCGGGCGGAAAATCCGTGATTTGGGCATGGTGGTGGATCTGATCTTCCTCAACACAGAAGTGTCCCTAACCCAGGCACTGGAGGATGTTGGAAGAGCACGCACCCCCTTTGCCATTATCATTACCCAGCAGCACCAGGTCCACCGGTCCTGCACTGTCAACATCTTGTTCGGCACACCACAAG AGCATCGTAACATGCCAATGCAGGACGCCATGATGCTGGTTGCCCACAACTACGATGCATACAAAGTTGAAAACCGTGAAAAGGAACGTGAGGAAATTGCCAGAAAGGCTGCCAAGATGGCGGATGATGTGTTACTCAGGGAGCCTGACAGAGAAAGCCACCCCATTTCTGTGCTCACTGCCATCACACTTCTGTCTGAAAACAG ATTTGTAACCCCAGAAGAACTAGACAGTCTCCTTGCTTACCTGAAGGACAAAAGAGCCCGACTACTACGGAGCACTGCAGACCCTCTGACAG CTTCAGTCCATGCtactcctgcagcagctcaccATGACATTCCACCCTCGACTGCAGTACTGGCTCCTTCATCCCATTCTACCCTCGCACCCCAGCAGCCCAGCCATCTCGGACTatcagcagcttcaacaacctCTGCTAACCCCAGTCATCAGCAGGAGCTCCAGGCTAAAATCCTGAGCCTGTTCAACAGCGGCTCCGGAGCATCAGCAGTTCCATCCTCCACTTCTCAGGTGCAGGCCTACAGCTCTCTAGGTCCGGTCCCTTCTCAGAACCCACCACCCCGCCCAGCCATGACTGGCCCTCCTCCTTCTGCAATGCAAGGTTATGGCAACCCACTAGGCCGCATGCCACTCCCACAAAGTCAGAGACCCCCGAGCACTGCTTCAGGAATCAATTTTGACAACCCAAGTGTACAGAAAGCCCTGGACACGCTCATACAGAGTGGACCGTCTCTCTTGGTGGGCACTAGTGCTTCCCAGCAGCCTCCACCCTCTAGGCCAGCACCCAGCATGAGCCAGGTCCCTTCTATGTCTATGTATCCCCGACATTACTGA
- the ncoa5 gene encoding nuclear receptor coactivator 5 isoform X3, producing MSRRRSHSSSPGRFSRSCSSSDPRDLERRIFVGNLPTSDMEKKDLEDLFSPYGKIVGVSMFRGFGFVQFERVEEAEAAKAAVKGRIYKSYKIDVNMAVERRGTKPQSQQSPPRRAPYASYADSKEPRPRSRSPVYSRDGRDGRDSRDSREPRDSRDPGREPRPAGHSRDNDYRYRSSESRDKDARGDPRSDPRSDPRSDPRSDPRSDPRSDPRSDPRSDPRSDLRSDPRGDPRADPRADPRADPRDPAYSREDYDRFFRSGSGAEDYYRRKDEPFRDPYRDPWNGRREPEDDRARPEERRRNELYRQYYEELQRRYDSDRPVDCSVIVVNKAQNREYAETVGRKIRDLGMVVDLIFLNTEVSLTQALEDVGRARTPFAIIITQQHQVHRSCTVNILFGTPQEHRNMPMQDAMMLVAHNYDAYKVENREKEREEIARKAAKMADDVLLREPDRESHPISVLTAITLLSENRFVTPEELDSLLAYLKDKRARLLRSTADPLTASVHATPAAAHHDIPPSTAVLAPSSHSTLAPQQPSHLGLSAASTTSANPSHQQELQAKILSLFNSGSGASAVPSSTSQVQAYSSLGPVPSQNPPPRPAMTGPPPSAMQGYGNPLGRMPLPQSQRPPSTASGINFDNPSVQKALDTLIQSGPSLLVGTSASQQPPPSRPAPSMSQVPSMSMYPRHY from the exons ATGTCTCGCCGAAGAAGCCACAGCTCATCACCAGGGCGTTTTTCACGCTCCTGCAGCAGTAGTGATCCTAGAGATTTGGAGAGGAGGATTTTTGTTGGGAATTTGCCGACCTCCGACATGGAAAAAAAGGATCTGGAAGACCTGTTCTCCCCGTACGGCAAGATAGTCG GCGTATCCATGTTTCGTGGGTTTGGATTTGTACAATTTGAACGCGTTGAGGAAGCCGAAGCTGCAAAGGCTGCCGTAAAGGGTCGAATATATAAAAGTTATAAAATAG atgTAAATATGGCCGTGGAGCGACGGGGCACTAAACCTCAATCCCAGCAGAGCCCCCCACGAAG GGCCCCGTATGCCAGTTACGCGGACAGCAAAGAGCCCCGGCCTCGTTCGCGGTCACCCGTTTACAGCCGTGACGGCCGTGATGGACGCGATTCACGTGATTCCCGTGAGCCTCGTGACAGCAGAGACCCAGGTAGAGAGCCCAGGCCAGCTGGCCACTCCCGTGACAATGATTACAGATACCGCAGCTCAGAGAGCCGAGACAAAGATGCCAGAGGTGACCCAAGGAGTGATCCCAGGAGTGACCCCAGGAGTGACCCCAGGAGTGACCCCAGGAGTGATCCCAGGAGTGATCCCAGGAGTGACCCAAGGAGTGATCCCAGGAGTGACTTAAGGAGTGATCCCAGGGGTGACCCCAGAGCTGACCCTAGAGCTGACCCCAGAGCGGACCCCCGAGACCCGGCTTACAG CAGAGAGGACTACGATCGATTCTTCCGCAGTGGCAGTGGGGCAGAAGATTATTACCGGAGGAAGGATGAACCCTTCAGGGACCCCTACAGAGATCCCTGGAATGGACGGCGTGAGCCAGAGG ATGATCGTGCTCGCCCTGAAGAGCGTCGACGTAATGAGTTATATCGACAGTACTATGAAGAACTGCAGCGACGCTACGACTCTGACCGTCCTGTCGACTGCTCTGTGATTGTCGTCAACAAAGCACAGAA TAGGGAGTATGCTGAAACGGTCGGGCGGAAAATCCGTGATTTGGGCATGGTGGTGGATCTGATCTTCCTCAACACAGAAGTGTCCCTAACCCAGGCACTGGAGGATGTTGGAAGAGCACGCACCCCCTTTGCCATTATCATTACCCAGCAGCACCAGGTCCACCGGTCCTGCACTGTCAACATCTTGTTCGGCACACCACAAG AGCATCGTAACATGCCAATGCAGGACGCCATGATGCTGGTTGCCCACAACTACGATGCATACAAAGTTGAAAACCGTGAAAAGGAACGTGAGGAAATTGCCAGAAAGGCTGCCAAGATGGCGGATGATGTGTTACTCAGGGAGCCTGACAGAGAAAGCCACCCCATTTCTGTGCTCACTGCCATCACACTTCTGTCTGAAAACAG ATTTGTAACCCCAGAAGAACTAGACAGTCTCCTTGCTTACCTGAAGGACAAAAGAGCCCGACTACTACGGAGCACTGCAGACCCTCTGACAG CTTCAGTCCATGCtactcctgcagcagctcaccATGACATTCCACCCTCGACTGCAGTACTGGCTCCTTCATCCCATTCTACCCTCGCACCCCAGCAGCCCAGCCATCTCGGACTatcagcagcttcaacaacctCTGCTAACCCCAGTCATCAGCAGGAGCTCCAGGCTAAAATCCTGAGCCTGTTCAACAGCGGCTCCGGAGCATCAGCAGTTCCATCCTCCACTTCTCAGGTGCAGGCCTACAGCTCTCTAGGTCCGGTCCCTTCTCAGAACCCACCACCCCGCCCAGCCATGACTGGCCCTCCTCCTTCTGCAATGCAAGGTTATGGCAACCCACTAGGCCGCATGCCACTCCCACAAAGTCAGAGACCCCCGAGCACTGCTTCAGGAATCAATTTTGACAACCCAAGTGTACAGAAAGCCCTGGACACGCTCATACAGAGTGGACCGTCTCTCTTGGTGGGCACTAGTGCTTCCCAGCAGCCTCCACCCTCTAGGCCAGCACCCAGCATGAGCCAGGTCCCTTCTATGTCTATGTATCCCCGACATTACTGA
- the ncoa5 gene encoding nuclear receptor coactivator 5 isoform X1, with protein MSRRRSHSSSPGRFSRSCSSSDPRDLERRIFVGNLPTSDMEKKDLEDLFSPYGKIVGVSMFRGFGFVQFERVEEAEAAKAAVKGRIYKSYKIDVNMAVERRGTKPQSQQSPPRRAPYASYADSKEPRPRSRSPVYSRDGRDGRDSRDSREPRDSRDPGREPRPAGHSRDNDYRYRSSESRDKDARGDPRSDPRSDPRSDPRSDPRSDPRSDPRSDPRSDPRSDLRSDPRGDPRADPRADPRADPRDPAYSREDYDRFFRSGSGAEDYYRRKDEPFRDPYRDPWNGRREPEATSSSVDDRARPEERRRNELYRQYYEELQRRYDSDRPVDCSVIVVNKAQNFNNNCREYAETVGRKIRDLGMVVDLIFLNTEVSLTQALEDVGRARTPFAIIITQQHQVHRSCTVNILFGTPQEHRNMPMQDAMMLVAHNYDAYKVENREKEREEIARKAAKMADDVLLREPDRESHPISVLTAITLLSENRFVTPEELDSLLAYLKDKRARLLRSTADPLTASVHATPAAAHHDIPPSTAVLAPSSHSTLAPQQPSHLGLSAASTTSANPSHQQELQAKILSLFNSGSGASAVPSSTSQVQAYSSLGPVPSQNPPPRPAMTGPPPSAMQGYGNPLGRMPLPQSQRPPSTASGINFDNPSVQKALDTLIQSGPSLLVGTSASQQPPPSRPAPSMSQVPSMSMYPRHY; from the exons ATGTCTCGCCGAAGAAGCCACAGCTCATCACCAGGGCGTTTTTCACGCTCCTGCAGCAGTAGTGATCCTAGAGATTTGGAGAGGAGGATTTTTGTTGGGAATTTGCCGACCTCCGACATGGAAAAAAAGGATCTGGAAGACCTGTTCTCCCCGTACGGCAAGATAGTCG GCGTATCCATGTTTCGTGGGTTTGGATTTGTACAATTTGAACGCGTTGAGGAAGCCGAAGCTGCAAAGGCTGCCGTAAAGGGTCGAATATATAAAAGTTATAAAATAG atgTAAATATGGCCGTGGAGCGACGGGGCACTAAACCTCAATCCCAGCAGAGCCCCCCACGAAG GGCCCCGTATGCCAGTTACGCGGACAGCAAAGAGCCCCGGCCTCGTTCGCGGTCACCCGTTTACAGCCGTGACGGCCGTGATGGACGCGATTCACGTGATTCCCGTGAGCCTCGTGACAGCAGAGACCCAGGTAGAGAGCCCAGGCCAGCTGGCCACTCCCGTGACAATGATTACAGATACCGCAGCTCAGAGAGCCGAGACAAAGATGCCAGAGGTGACCCAAGGAGTGATCCCAGGAGTGACCCCAGGAGTGACCCCAGGAGTGACCCCAGGAGTGATCCCAGGAGTGATCCCAGGAGTGACCCAAGGAGTGATCCCAGGAGTGACTTAAGGAGTGATCCCAGGGGTGACCCCAGAGCTGACCCTAGAGCTGACCCCAGAGCGGACCCCCGAGACCCGGCTTACAG CAGAGAGGACTACGATCGATTCTTCCGCAGTGGCAGTGGGGCAGAAGATTATTACCGGAGGAAGGATGAACCCTTCAGGGACCCCTACAGAGATCCCTGGAATGGACGGCGTGAGCCAGAGG CCACCTCCTCCTCCGTAGATGATCGTGCTCGCCCTGAAGAGCGTCGACGTAATGAGTTATATCGACAGTACTATGAAGAACTGCAGCGACGCTACGACTCTGACCGTCCTGTCGACTGCTCTGTGATTGTCGTCAACAAAGCACAGAA cttCAACAACAACTGTAGGGAGTATGCTGAAACGGTCGGGCGGAAAATCCGTGATTTGGGCATGGTGGTGGATCTGATCTTCCTCAACACAGAAGTGTCCCTAACCCAGGCACTGGAGGATGTTGGAAGAGCACGCACCCCCTTTGCCATTATCATTACCCAGCAGCACCAGGTCCACCGGTCCTGCACTGTCAACATCTTGTTCGGCACACCACAAG AGCATCGTAACATGCCAATGCAGGACGCCATGATGCTGGTTGCCCACAACTACGATGCATACAAAGTTGAAAACCGTGAAAAGGAACGTGAGGAAATTGCCAGAAAGGCTGCCAAGATGGCGGATGATGTGTTACTCAGGGAGCCTGACAGAGAAAGCCACCCCATTTCTGTGCTCACTGCCATCACACTTCTGTCTGAAAACAG ATTTGTAACCCCAGAAGAACTAGACAGTCTCCTTGCTTACCTGAAGGACAAAAGAGCCCGACTACTACGGAGCACTGCAGACCCTCTGACAG CTTCAGTCCATGCtactcctgcagcagctcaccATGACATTCCACCCTCGACTGCAGTACTGGCTCCTTCATCCCATTCTACCCTCGCACCCCAGCAGCCCAGCCATCTCGGACTatcagcagcttcaacaacctCTGCTAACCCCAGTCATCAGCAGGAGCTCCAGGCTAAAATCCTGAGCCTGTTCAACAGCGGCTCCGGAGCATCAGCAGTTCCATCCTCCACTTCTCAGGTGCAGGCCTACAGCTCTCTAGGTCCGGTCCCTTCTCAGAACCCACCACCCCGCCCAGCCATGACTGGCCCTCCTCCTTCTGCAATGCAAGGTTATGGCAACCCACTAGGCCGCATGCCACTCCCACAAAGTCAGAGACCCCCGAGCACTGCTTCAGGAATCAATTTTGACAACCCAAGTGTACAGAAAGCCCTGGACACGCTCATACAGAGTGGACCGTCTCTCTTGGTGGGCACTAGTGCTTCCCAGCAGCCTCCACCCTCTAGGCCAGCACCCAGCATGAGCCAGGTCCCTTCTATGTCTATGTATCCCCGACATTACTGA